In one window of Camelina sativa cultivar DH55 chromosome 15, Cs, whole genome shotgun sequence DNA:
- the LOC109129258 gene encoding uncharacterized protein LOC109129258, producing the protein MQKSVALILSLNFLLLMVLHVPTNEAFRLLPKERLGNLQFLQRGEVTPSNPSSCTNIPGGHGPPCPVQEERHFAGRASVLRQ; encoded by the coding sequence ATGCAAAAATCTGTTGCATTGATACTCTCGTTAAACTTTCTTCTACTAATGGTGTTACACGTTCCGACAAACGAAGCTTTTAGGCTTTTACCAAAAGAGCGTCTTGGCAATTTACAGTTTCTACAAAGAGGTGAAGTCACTCCTTCCAATCCTTCTAGCTGCACAAATATCCCCGGCGGCCACGGTCCGCCATGCCCTGTCCAAGAAGAACGTCATTTTGCTGGTCGCGCCTCAGTGCTACGACAATGA